One Klebsiella electrica genomic window, GCGCAAGGTGCTCGCCGCCGCAGAGGTGCTGAACTACCACGTTAACCATCTGGCACGCGGCCTGTCGAAAGAGGCCAGCCGCCCGGTGTGTATCCTCGGCGGCAACCTGGCGTCGCCGTATCAGTCCAGCCTGCTGGAGCACCTGACCCGCCGCCTGAACAAAGCCGGACGCGCGGTGATGGTTATCAATACCGATGACGGCGAAGCAAGTGCGAAAGAGGCGCTGCAACAGACCTTAAACTACCGCTCCACCGCCACCATCGTGCTGTCGGGCAAACCACCCGGCTCGCTGATTGAGATCTGTCTGCAAAGCGGCCAGCAGGTGATTCTGATTAACCGTATGGGACAGTACGCCGGTGCGGACACTATCGACATCGACTACAGCACGACGATGAAAGAGGCTTTTGACCAGTTGATTGTCGCCGGATGCCAGCATCTTGCCGTGGTCTCCTCCAGCGCACGCTCGCCCAGCATGGTCATTCGTGAAACCCGCTTTATGCAGGCCGCAGCCGATGCGAAGACCGACGTATCGCTGATCCGCCCCGGCAGCACCAGCTACCAGACCGGCGTTCTCGCCGCGCGTAAACTGTTAAGCCAGCCGCTGCGCCCGGACGGCGTATTCTGCGTCACCGATTTGATCGCCTGTGGTTTTATCGACGCCGCGCGCCACGAATTTGGCCTGCGCATTCCGCAGGATCTTTGCGTGATCGGCTTCGATGATATTGAGCAAGCCAGTTGGCTCGGCTATCAGCTCACCACCTTCTCGCAGCCGCTGGCGGAGATGGCGCAAGCGGCCTGTGAACTGCTGCTTTCCCCGGACACGCAACGACCGGAAAGCCGGGTTTTTGATGCGCGGCTGGTGAAGCGAGGGACGCTGCGCTGAAGCCGGATTCAGCGCGGGTACGCCCGGCGATAGAGACCAGCCGTCCTGTTCGCCTTCATGTGCCGGGCTCCCGCGGCAAAGGCCCAACGTAAAAGTAGAGTACGGAGTGATTCAGGAAGTACGATCTGGAAGACGTTAGCGAAGAAGACAAACCTTGTTGCGGCCATTAAGTTTTGCGTCATAGAGTGCCGAGTCAGCCCCTGACAAAAGACACTGCACGATCTCCGCTTCATTGCCATTGCCGGCGTTTTCGCCTGAAGTATTATAATTTGCGACTCCCACGCTTGCCGTGACGACCTTGTACGGGCTACTGGGGTTTGCAAGTCCCATCGCTGCGATTTGGCGCCGTATCGTTTCGGCAAGCAAATTCGCCTCCTCGATGGCGGTATGAGGCAGGACTATCACAAACTCCTCGCCACCAAACCGGGTTGCAACGTACGTAGGATTGTGAAGGCTTTTTTGAATCACCTCGGCGATACAGCGAAGGCAATCATCTCCGGCAAGATGTCCGTAGGTGTCATTGAAGCCTTTAAAATAGTCGATATCAATAATTAATACGGAAATGTTACCCGATACCTGAAATATATTTGTCATTTCATGCTTGAGTATCGCATCCAGAGCCCGACGGTTTCCGAGGCCGGTAAGCGCATCGGTTTCTGATAATCGTTGAATCTCCTGATTAACGATAGACATTTGCCCAATGAGCTGATGGAGCGTTTCTTCTTTTTGCATATGATGGGTAATATTGGTTAACGTCACCGAAATACACATAACCCGCGCGTCAGCCTCCTCCACGACAGGCCGGACCGATACCCAATAATTCCCATCCCACAACTCAATTTCATGATCCTGGAGCTGTTTCCCTTCATCTAATATTGCAAAGTCACGACGAACATTACTGATGTGTTCAGGCGGGTTAAAGCCAATCATAGAGCG contains:
- a CDS encoding LacI family DNA-binding transcriptional regulator; the protein is MMNDKSKQSGFASATEVARLAGVSRSAVSRTFTPGSSVSSETRRKVLAAAEVLNYHVNHLARGLSKEASRPVCILGGNLASPYQSSLLEHLTRRLNKAGRAVMVINTDDGEASAKEALQQTLNYRSTATIVLSGKPPGSLIEICLQSGQQVILINRMGQYAGADTIDIDYSTTMKEAFDQLIVAGCQHLAVVSSSARSPSMVIRETRFMQAAADAKTDVSLIRPGSTSYQTGVLAARKLLSQPLRPDGVFCVTDLIACGFIDAARHEFGLRIPQDLCVIGFDDIEQASWLGYQLTTFSQPLAEMAQAACELLLSPDTQRPESRVFDARLVKRGTLR
- a CDS encoding sensor domain-containing diguanylate cyclase, translated to MNDIEFKKIYLSLPIAACVIDRTLCFVAANSMYADLMRAPLESIPGRSMIGFNPPEHISNVRRDFAILDEGKQLQDHEIELWDGNYWVSVRPVVEEADARVMCISVTLTNITHHMQKEETLHQLIGQMSIVNQEIQRLSETDALTGLGNRRALDAILKHEMTNIFQVSGNISVLIIDIDYFKGFNDTYGHLAGDDCLRCIAEVIQKSLHNPTYVATRFGGEEFVIVLPHTAIEEANLLAETIRRQIAAMGLANPSSPYKVVTASVGVANYNTSGENAGNGNEAEIVQCLLSGADSALYDAKLNGRNKVCLLR